The Eremothecium gossypii ATCC 10895 chromosome IV, complete sequence genome contains a region encoding:
- the AIM29 gene encoding Aim29p (Syntenic homolog of Saccharomyces cerevisiae YKR074W (AIM29)), translated as MACTPNMQNHRETLAAEATRPATITVRVIKSFPYRNVKSFVLHGYDLERKTAKDLLADAKAHLQSAAAFRAFRTVEYDALKIYTHAHGSKTVNLVINLNRDEWVLDVTDGVRSLAEWGVRDETELSLFNMAAYREYAADPEDRWV; from the coding sequence ATGGCGTGTACCCCAAACATGCAGAACCACAGGGAGACGCTGGCGGCAGAGGCCACGAGACCGGCCACGATCACAGTTCGCGTGATCAAGTCCTTTCCGTACCGCAACGTCAAGAGCTTCGTGCTGCACGGGTACGACCTGGAGCGCAAGACGGCAAAGGACCTGTTGGCAGACGCAAAGGCGCACCTGCAgtctgcggcggcgttCCGGGCGTTCCGCACGGTGGAGTACGACGCGCTGAAAATATACACGCACGCTCACGGGTCCAAGACGGTGAACCTGGTGATAAACCTGAACCGCGACGAGTGGGTGCTCGACGTGACGGACGGCGTGCGGAGTCTGGCGGAGTGGGGCGTGCGCGACGAGACGGAGCTGTCGCTGTTTAACATGGCGGCTTACCGGGAGTATGCGGCGGACCCCGAGGACCGTTGGGTATAG
- the LPL1 gene encoding putative hydrolase (Syntenic homolog of Saccharomyces cerevisiae YOR059C) translates to MPNKKHLFVLVHGLWGTHSHMNSIKTAFSEALGDDAVFYVPRSNGYVKTLHGIELVGYQTVVELTEFVQARDPQKFDRISFIGYSMGGLVSRFVIGTIFTECRVIFGHMRPVLFMTFATPHLGVQFYQPRNPQAKSTVMGAVLPVARFVGSHFLGRSGRQLFLAYENDDTLVRMTEGVYLEQLARFRHRVCLANVKNDRTVAFYTAFITDCDPFLETNNQLLYKFETALPTQDDLAVCPRVIDLAALDPVKSAPTHARKWHMGAMWLLLLLPFSFTLLPLLVFVNVLATMYSYMVTLTEQSRISRGDGHMIIKRRLKVAEGLNETVREAVGDIVNADFAVEPAQQAAPPAPSDRAMSWAKFLAKYSVNRPASDRFPRLPLDPKRQQMLRNLDSLAWIRVPVYIRALNAHDGIVARQGLKRSCESAVASVRFAALLARHLVSEA, encoded by the coding sequence ATGCCCAACAAGAAGCACCTGTTTGTTTTAGTGCACGGACTATGGGGGACACACTCCCACATGAACTCCATCAAGACGGCGTTCTCGGAGGCGCTTGGAGACGATGCGGTGTTTTACGTGCCACGGAGCAATGGATATGTCAAGACGTTACACGGGATCGAGCTCGTCGGGTATCAGACAGTGGTAGAGCTGACAGAGTTTGTCCAGGCTCGGGACCCGCAGAAGTTCGACCGGATCAGCTTCATCGGGTACTCCATGGGCGGACTTGTCTCACGATTCGTGATCGGGACGATATTCACAGAGTGCCGCGTGATATTCGGACACATGAGACCTGTGTTGTTTATGACGTTTGCTACCCCCCACCTGGGCGTGCAGTTCTACCAACCCCGTAACCCGCAAGCAAAGTCGACTGTGATGGGGGCAGTGCTCCCGGTGGCGCGCTTTGTGGGGTCGCATTTCCTCGGGCGCAGTGGCCGGCAACTGTTCCTGGCCTACGAGAATGATGACACATTGGTGCGGATGACAGAGGGGGTATACCTGGAGCAGCTCGCGCGGTTCCGCCACCGCGTGTGCCTTGCGAACGTCAAGAACGACCGGACCGTCGCCTTCTACACCGCCTTCATTACGGACTGCGATCCGTTCCTCGAGACCAACAACCAGCTGCTATACAAGTTCGAGACGGCACTGCCCACCCAGGACGACCTTGCTGTGTGTCCACGTGTGATCGACCTGGCCGCCCTGGATCCCGTGAAGAGTGCACCGACGCACGCGAGGAAATGGCACATGGGGGCCATgtggctgctgctgttgctgccGTTTTCGTTTACGCTGCTGCCACTGCTGGTCTTTGTCAATGTGCTGGCGACCATGTACAGCTACATGGTGACGCTCACGGAACAGAGCCGGATATCGCGGGGCGACGGGCACATGATCATCAAGCGGCGCCTGAAGGTTGCGGAAGGGCTGAACGAGACCGTGCGCGAGGCCGTGGGCGACATTGTCAACGCAGACTTCGCTGTGGAGCccgcgcagcaggcggcgccCCCCGCGCCCTCTGACCGCGCGATGTCCTGGGCCAAGTTCCTCGCCAAGTACTCCGTGAACCGCCCCGCGAGCGACCGCTTCCCCCGCCTTCCGCTCGACCCCAAGCGGCAGCAAATGCTGCGCAACCTCGACTCGCTCGCTTGGATCCGTGTACCGGTCTACATCCGCGCATTAAATGCCCACGACGGGATCGTCGCGCGGCAGGGCCTCAAGCGCTCCTGTGAGTCCGCGGTCGCCAGCGTGCGCTTCGCGGCCCTGCTCGCCCGCCACCTGGTGTCCGAAGCTTAA
- the SLD7 gene encoding Sld7p (Syntenic homolog of Saccharomyces cerevisiae YOR060C (SLD7)), translating into MASDWDKWFELRLAVGRGVVLRDVQLWQRRGSSSSRPASHTGLTGRLLQAISLDRLPVWAGRSNSYRCFSSSTTTRAFFAAKLLRRRHRARGLVVELAPTRASKEYLIFHKELGADSHFELCCFTLDLSRKHALDAALKPVLPAARIDTLVLRSGARRRAAENRQDPANTSDARQRFVARLSQCILGGLRLRAVPQARYEKLYRAVFQASEFAFRDELAASADVPFEALQDCVETLLKLFTRS; encoded by the coding sequence ATGGCCAGCGACTGGGACAAGTGGTTCGAACTGCGCCTCGCTGTGGGGCGCGGCGTAGTGCTGCGAGACGTGCAACTCTGGCAACGCAGGGGATCCAGCTCTTCGCGCCCCGCCTCTCACACCGGACTGACTGGACGACTACTGCAGGCTATCTCCCTGGACCGGCTGCCAGTATGGGCGGGCCGCAGCAACTCCTATCGGtgcttcagcagcagcaccaccaCACGCGCTTTTTTCGCAGCCAAGCTGTTGCGGCGGCGCCATCGCGCCCGAGGGCTTGTTGTCGAGCTCGCGCCTACCCGGGCCTCGAAGGAGTACCTCATCTTCCACAAGGAACTCGGCGCGGACTCGCACTTTGAGCTGTGCTGTTTTACCCTGGATCTGTCCCGCAAGCACGCCCTGGACGCCGCGCTTAAGCCCGTGCTACCGGCTGCACGCATTGACACCCTTGTTCTGCGATCCGGCGCCCGGCGCCGGGCGGCCGAGAATCGGCAAGATCCCGCGAACACAAGCGATGCCCGCCAGCGCTTTGTTGCGCGGCTGTCACAGTGCATCCTCGGGGGCCTGCGTCTACGCGCCGTGCCGCAAGCACGCTACGAAAAGCTGTACCGAGCCGTCTTCCAGGCCAGCGAGTTCGCCTTCCGCGATGAGCTCGCAGCCTCGGCCGACGTTCCGTTTGAGGCCCTGCAAGACTGCGTTGAGACCCTCCTCAAACTATTTACAAGGTCTTAA
- the CKA2 gene encoding casein kinase 2 catalytic subunit CKA2 (Syntenic homolog of Saccharomyces cerevisiae YOR061W (CKA2)), translated as MSLPPSTLNQKSARVYSTARVYKDACAQRSQDYWDYEQGITINWGKINNYEIINKIGRGKYSEVFRGKSIVNDHPCVIKVLKPVKMKKIYRELKILTNLTGGPNIIGLLDIVQDPGSKIPALIFEEVKNVEFRTLYPAFTLSDTQHYFKQLLIALDYCHSMGIMHRDVKPQNVMIDPTERKLRLIDWGLAEFYHPGVDYNVRVASRYHKGPELLVNLNQYDYSLDLWSVGCMLAAIVFKKEPFFKGSTNPDQLVKIARVLGTKQLLAYLEHYGLTLPHEYDNIMKDFERKPWSYFISDDNTLAVPEVVDLIDHLLRYDHQERLTAKEAMDHDFFKKEYP; from the coding sequence ATGTCACTACCGCCATCTACACTGAACCAGAAAAGTGCGCGAGTATACTCGACTGCGAGGGTATACAAGGATGCCTGTGCGCAGCGGTCGCAAGACTACTGGGACTACGAGCAGGGCATCACAATTAACTGGGGCAAGATTAATAACTACGAGATCATAAACAAAATAGGCCGTGGTAAGTACTCAGAGGTGTTCCGTGGAAAAAGCATTGTCAACGACCATCCGTGCGTGATCAAAGTTCTGAAGCCAGtgaagatgaagaagatATACCGTGAACTGAAGATTTTGACGAACCTGACAGGCGGCCCGAACATCATCGGGCTGCTGGACATCGTCCAGGACCCAGGCTCGAAGATTCCTGCGCTGATCTTCGAGGAAGTCAAGAACGTGGAGTTCCGCACGCTGTACCCGGCGTTCACGCTGTCGGACACGCAGCACTACTTCAAGCAGCTGCTTATTGCGCTAGATTACTGTCACTCGATGGGCATCATGCATCGGGACGTCAAGCCACAGAATGTTATGATCGACCCCACTGAGCGCAAGCTCCGGCTTATCGACTGGGGTCTCGCGGAGTTCTACCACCCTGGCGTGGACTACAACGTGCGCGTGGCCTCCCGCTACCACAAGGGCCCAGAGTTACTTGTGAACTTGAACCAGTATGATTACTCTCTCGACCTCTGGTCGGTTGGGTGCATGCTGGCAGCTATCGTTTTCAAGAAGGAGCCGTTTTTCAAAGGCAGTACCAACCCGGACCAGCTTGTTAAGATCGCGCGCGTTCTCGGCAccaagcagctgctcgccTACCTGGAGCATTACGGTCTGACGCTTCCTCATGAGTACGACAACATCATGAAAGACTTCGAACGCAAGCCATGGAGTTACTTCATATCGGATGACAACACGCTTGCCGTCCCAGAGGTTGTCGACCTAATTGATCATTTGCTGCGCTATGACCACCAGGAAAGGTTGACTGCTAAGGAAGCTATGGACCATGACTTTTTCAAAAAGGAGTACCCTTAG
- a CDS encoding uncharacterized protein (Syntenic homolog of Saccharomyces cerevisiae YOR062C and YKR075C), with protein sequence MSIDDVVLVKQNLTLLDNATDLDRPAVDYFRCSLAEEPRKVFEIWQSLVKMGKRRLLRLPSCAMEDQYGYELYVQRLQHCLWRRWSMRQFGLEHNKIDPLQINWNKENDVTLLYGPTMSADACRMRPWCRCGAKMWAGDCDAQVSDSDSDAWSGMTSAGSSASSILECRHRRQSRGGHRGLHFNEHVQQRNIDWFGGCHDRFTVLNDRWNEERRASAPECIIVDSVDDTEYAAGCLVHRAYDDYLM encoded by the coding sequence ATGAGCATAGACGACGTAGTACTTGTAAAGCAGAACCTGACGTTGCTGGACAACGCGACAGACCTGGACAGGCCGGCCGTGGACTACTTCCGGTGCTCGCTGGCGGAAGAGCCCCGGAAGGTGTTTGAAATCTGGCAGTCGCTGGTGAAGATGGGCAAGCGGCGGCTGCTGAGGCTCCCGAGCTGCGCGATGGAGGACCAGTATGGCTACGAGCTGTACgtgcagcgcctgcagcacTGTCTGTGGAGACGCTGGTCAATGAGGCAGTTTGGGCTCGAACACAACAAAATAGACCCGCTGCAGATCAACTGGAATAAGGAGAACGACGTGACGCTGCTATACGGGCCCACGATGAGCGCGGACGCGTGCCGCATGCGGCCGTGGTGCAGGTGCGGCGCGAAGATGTGGGCCGGCGACTGCGACGCGCAGGTGTCGGACAGCGACAGCGATGCGTGGAGCGGCATGACGTCCGCGGGCTCCAGCGCGTCCTCGATCCTGGAGTGCAGGCACCGCAGACAGTCGCGCGGGGGCCACAGGGGACTGCATTTTAACGAGCATGTACAACAACGTAATATCGACTGGTTTGGCGGGTGCCACGATCGGTTCACGGTACTCAACGACCGCTGGAATGAGGAACGGCGCGCATCTGCCCCAGAATGCATAATCGTGGACTCGGTAGACGATACGGAATACGCCGCGGGGTGCCTCGTGCATCGGGCATACGACGACTACTTGATGTAA
- the RPL3 gene encoding 60S ribosomal protein uL3 (Syntenic homolog of Saccharomyces cerevisiae YOR063W (RPL3)), with protein sequence MSHRKYEAPRHGHLGFLPRKRAASIRGRVKAFPKDDKSKPVALTSFLGYKAGMTTIVRDLDRPGSKFHKREIVEAVSVVDTPPMVVVGVVGYIETPRGLRSLTTVWAEHLSDEIKRRFYKNWYKSKKKAFTKYSAKYAQDGAAIERELARIKKYASVVRVLAHTQVRKTPLVQKKAHLAEIQLNGGSVSEKVDWAREHFEKTVSVDSVFEQNEMIDVIAVTKGHGFEGVTHRWGTKKLPRKTHRGLRKVACIGAWHPAHVMWTVARAGQNGYHHRTSINHKVYRIGKGGDEGNAATEFDRTKKTITPMGGFVHYGAVNNDFVMVKGSIPGTRKRVVTLRKSLYTSTSRRALEEVNLKWIDTASKFGKGRFQTPAEKHAFMGTLKKDL encoded by the coding sequence ATGTCTCACAGAAAGTACGAAGCACCACGTCACGGCCACTTGGGGTTCTTGCCAAGAAAGAGAGCTGCCTCCATCAGAGGTAGAGTCAAGGCTTTCCCTAAGGACGACAAGTCCAAGCCAGTCGCGCTAACCTCGTTCTTGGGTTACAAGGCTGGTATGACCACTATCGTCAGAGACTTGGACAGACCCGGCTCCAAGTTCCACAAGAGAGAGATCGTCGAGGCCGTCTCTGTCGTGGACACCCCACCAATGGTGGTTGTCGGTGTTGTCGGCTACATCGAGACTCCAAGAGGTTTGAGATCCTTGACCACCGTCTGGGCCGAGCACTTGTCCGACGAGATCAAGAGAAGATTCTACAAGAACTGGTACAAGtccaagaagaaggcgTTCACCAAGTACTCCGCCAAGTACGCGCAGGACGGCGCCGCCATCGAGAGAGAGTTGGCCAGAATCAAGAAGTACGCCTCTGTCGTCAGAGTGCTAGCGCACACCCAGGTCAGAAAGACCCCACTTGTCCAGAAGAAGGCCCACCTAGCTGAGATCCAGTTGAACGGTGGTTCCGTCTCCGAGAAGGTCGACTGGGCCAGAGAGCACTTCGAGAAGACCGTGTCCGTCGACTCCGTCTTCGAGCAGAACGAGATGATTGACGTCATCGCCGTCACCAAGGGTCACGGTTTCGAGGGTGTTACCCACAGATGGGGCACCAAGAAGCTACCAAGAAAGACCCACAGAGGTCTAAGAAAGGTTGCCTGTATCGGTGCATGGCATCCAGCCCACGTCATGTGGACTGTGGCCAGAGCCGGTCAAAACGGTTACCACCACAGAACCTCGATCAACCACAAGGTCTACAGAATTGGCAAGGGCGGTGACGAAGGCAACGCTGCCACCGAGTTCGACAGAACCAAGAAGACCATCACCCCTATGGGCGGCTTCGTGCACTACGGTGCCGTGAACAACGACTTCGTCATGGTCAAGGGTTCCATCCCAGGTACCAGAAAGAGAGTTGTCACCTTGAGAAAGTCTCTATACACCTCCACCTCCAGAAGAGCCTTGGAGGAGGTCAACCTAAAGTGGATCGACACCGCCTCCAAGTTCGGTAAGGGTCGCTTCCAGACCCCTGCTGAGAAGCACGCCTTCATGGGTACCCTCAAGAAGGACTTGTAA
- the YNG1 gene encoding Yng1p (Syntenic homolog of Saccharomyces cerevisiae YOR064C (YNG1)) has translation MDDIRYNFLETLDHLPCEVIRTLWTVQGLELQGARGEAAVNEARHLQALVRQHIRRLEWQRAELKELAGVAERYSAHVRAQRAGREAPQPQLKIRISLKRSRLEAKQGAARAGDDEARYCFCGDVSYGRMVACDNSRCPHEWFHYGCVGLAAAPAANARWFCSERCRRQARR, from the coding sequence ATGGACGATATACGCTACAACTTCCTGGAGACGCTGGACCACCTGCCCTGCGAGGTGATCCGCACGCTGTGGACGGTGCAGGGCCTGGAGCTgcagggcgcgcgcggcgagGCCGCGGTCAACGAGGCGCGGCacctgcaggcgctggtgcGGCAGCACATACGGCGGCTGGAGTGGCAGCGCGCGGAGCTGAAGGAGCTGGCCGGGGTGGCGGAGAGATACAGCGCGCACGTGCgggcgcagcgcgcggggcgggaggcgccgcagccgcagctgAAGATCCGCATCAGCCTGAAGCGGAGCCGGCTGGAGGCGAAgcagggcgcggcgcgggccggcgacgacgaggcGAGATACTGTTTCTGCGGCGACGTGTCGTACGGGCGCATGGTGGCGTGCGACAACTCGCGGTGCCCGCACGAGTGGTTCCACTACGGGTGCGTggggctggcggcggcACCGGCGGCAAACGCGCGGTGGTTTTGCAGCGAGCGGTgccggcggcaggcgcgTAGGTAG
- the CYT1 gene encoding ubiquinol--cytochrome-c reductase catalytic subunit CYT1 (Syntenic homolog of Saccharomyces cerevisiae YOR065W (CYT1)) — protein sequence MFSQFASAARRAGGAMALGPMARRAAVAGAVATAAIGSTALYADSLTAEAMTAAEHGLHPPAYGWSHNGPFDTFDHASIRRGYQVYREVCAACHSLDRVAWRTLVGVSHTNQEVRDMAEEFEYDAEPDDQGNPRKRPGKLADYIPGPYPNEQAARAANSGAVPPDLSLIVKARHGGADYIFSLLTGYPEEPPAGVQLPPGTSYNPYFPGGAIAMGRVLFDDLVEYEDGTPATTSQMAKDVTTFLHWCAEPEHDERKRLGIKAVVLLSSLYLLSVWVKKFKWAAVKNRKFVFNPPKK from the coding sequence ATGTTCAGCCAATTCGCCTCAGCAGCCAGacgcgccggcggcgcaATGGCGCTCGGGCCAATGGCCCGGCGCGCGGCAGTGGCCGGCGCGGTGGCCACTGCGGCCATCGGCAGCACGGCGCTGTACGCAGACTCGCTGACAGCGGAGGCCATGACCGCCGCAGAGCACGGCCTGCACCCTCCGGCGTATGGGTGGTCGCACAACGGCCCGTTCGACACGTTTGACCACGCGTCGATCCGCCGCGGGTACCAGGTGTACCGCGAGGTGTGTGCGGCGTGCCACTCGCTGGATCGCGTTGCGTGGCGGACGCTGGTGGGCGTGTCGCACACGAACCAGGAGGTGCGCGACATGGCCGAGGAGTTCGAGTACGACGCCGAGCCCGACGACCAGGGCAACCCCCGCAAGCGCCCCGGTAAGCTGGCCGACTATATCCCCGGCCCGTACCCCAACGAGcaggccgcgcgcgccgccaACTCCGGCGCCGTGCCCCCAGACTTGTCGCTGATCGTCAAGGCCAGACACGGCGGCGCAGACTACATCTTCTCCCTGTTGACCGGCTACCCCGAGGAGCCCCCAGCCGGCGTCCAGCTGCCCCCCGGCACCAGCTACAACCCCTACTTCCCCGGCGGCGCCATCGCCATGGGCCGTGTCCTGTTCGACGACCTGGTCGAGTACGAGGACGGCACCCCTGCCACCACCTCGCAGATGGCCAAGGACGTCACCACCTTCTTGCATTGGTGCGCCGAGCCCGAGCACGACGAGCGCAAGCGCCTGGGCATCAAGGCCGTCGTCCTGCTATCCTCGCTCTACCTGCTCTCCGTCTGGGTCAAGAAGTTCAAGTGGGCCGCCGTCAAGAACCGGAAGTTCGTCTTCAACCCACCTAAGAAATGA
- the MSA1 gene encoding Msa1p (Syntenic homolog of Saccharomyces cerevisiae YOR066W (MSA1) and YKR077W (MSA2)) — MGQSGRGTPRKRGRPSILKNYGDPMKSPMAYSSLQVQRSAQSFNKPLMRIPAASSAGGKFKTPVRKTREGSGTISFAERGSPPSSSESGGSRGTLRFRSVVVDTPRKGGKESRASSPLTPCDNVFSSASRAPRSSPPAAAESPLRKRPAEQRFKFALSIDESGKACISGVADAITCAPASAGSLLPSVKFDKRRVLGLLRQMSKKPAAGEAAAEVCSAGRPAEPPAPEWPPCSPQPNASAIPLTPRCASVFQFKTGFTPCNVSIDELLRSPQVKTAGDKLLISSYTSPGPYASGIAQDRYVFKVSSGDPLLMNDDDSELLGQVGHDPAELFHAAHSPRRPICFNTPPSWVNVGSPPHSASVLKLDQAQLSKADEQPLGAEPLGGERETPFHYTPLIQQAMSGTFSKYHAPADLHSAAVVVPEMHAAEKRTLPIEYDDARLALKKLIKRE; from the coding sequence ATGGGGCAGTCTGGGCGCGGGACTCCGCGCAAGCGTGGGCGTCCGTCAATCTTGAAGAACTACGGGGACCCGATGAAAAGCCCGATGGCATACTCGTCGCTACAGGTGCAGCGGTCGGCGCAGAGCTTCAACAAGCCGCTGATGCGGATTCCGGCAGCGAGCTCGGCCGGGGGCAAGTTCAAGACGCCGGTGCGCAAGACACGGGAGGGGTCGGGGACGATCTCGTTTGCAGAGCGGGGCTCGCCGCCGTCATCGAGCGAGTCGGGCGGATCGCGGGGGACGCTGCGGTTCCGCAGCGTGGTGGTGGATACGCCGCGCAAGGGGGGCAAGGAGTCGCGCGCGTCGTCGCCGCTGACGCCGTGCGACAACGTGTTCTCGTCTGCgtcgcgggcgccgcgcagctcgccgccagcggcggcggagtCGCCCCTGCGCAAGCGGCCGGCGGAGCAGCGGTTCAAGTTTGCGCTGAGCATTGACGAAAGCGGCAAGGCGTGCATCTCGGGCGTGGCGGATGCGATCACGTGCGCGCCGGCGAGCGCGGGTTCGCTTCTGCCGTCGGTGAAGTTCGACAAGCGGCGCGTGCTGGGGCTGCTACGGCAGATGTCCAAGAAGCCGGCGGCCGGtgaggcggcggcggaggtGTGCTCGGCCGGCAGGCCCGCGgagccgccggcgccggaGTGGCCGCCGTGCTCGCCGCAGCCGAACGCGTCCGCGATCCCGCTgacgccgcgctgcgcgtCGGTGTTCCAGTTCAAGACGGGCTTTACGCCCTGCAACGTGTCGATCGACGAGCTGCTCCGCAGCCCGCAGGTGAAGACGGCGGGCGACAAGCTGCTAATCTCCTCGTACACGTCGCCGGGGCCGTACGCGTCAGGCATCGCGCAGGACCGGTACGTGTTCAAGGTGTCATCGGGGGACCCGCTGCTGATGAACGACGACGACTCGGAGCTGCTGGGTCAGGTAGGCCACGATCCAGCCGAGCTGTTCCACGCGGCCCACtcgccgcggcggccgaTCTGCTTCAACACGCCGCCTTCCTGGGTGAACGTCGGGTCCCCCCCACACTCGGCCTCGGTGCTCAAGCTGGACCAGGCGCAGCTCTCCAAGGCTGATGAGCAGCCATTGGGGGCGGAGCCGCTTGGCGGAGAAAGGGAAACCCCGTTCCATTATACCCCGTTGATACAGCAGGCGATGTCGGGCACCTTTTCCAAGTACCACGCGCCTGCAGATCTTCACAGTGCCGCGGTCGTGGTCCCGGAGATGCACGCGGCAGAGAAAAGGACTTTACCTATCGAATACGACGATGCTAGGTTGGCTCTCAAGAAACTAATTAAGAGAGAATGA
- the ALG8 gene encoding dolichyl-P-Glc:Glc1Man(9)GlcNAc(2)-PP-dolichol alpha-1,3-glucosyltransferase (Syntenic homolog of Saccharomyces cerevisiae YOR067C (ALG8)): MAKRSEKTEGANKSGRRRGPGSDAEGAEDSGTRRYSLWNFWVASTALKLLLMPGYYSTDFEVHRNWLAVTHRLPLREWYVDATSQWTLDYPPLFAWFEWALSQVVPGAVRRDGCLELVAEGRYGWPTVVFQRLTVIASEVLLYVVLQVYVNRSAAQERTVNFVVATSVALSPAFLLVDHIHFQYNGFLFAVLVASIVAARERRYVLCGALFTVALCLKHIFLYLAPAYFVFLLRAYVLDLGEFRFRSYRDLVFAVRWGNLCRLGGVVLAIMAVTFAPFAGVMPQLMARLFPFSRGLTHAYWAPNFWAIYSFVDKVLTFLMLRVPYVYKLATSLVQPPLIPASIDEIRARMAAGNHGTRGLVQDVSFVILPQIQPKLTFLLTLFYQVLAVLPVLFDPSFKRFIGSLSLCGFSAFLFGWHVHEKAIMLVIVPFSFLVSFDQRLLTPFRLLTASGYVSLFPLLYSSSSFVIKVLYTLIWCIVYHSALKRTVPASASVQRRVFFFDRLAAVYVMLLLPMVLGVKYLELLEGKFEALEKYQFLGLMCYSIYCAIGVCTSWMGLSWLYNFDEPLWV, translated from the coding sequence ATGGCAAAGCGTAGCGAAAAGACTGAAGGGGCCAACAAGTCGGGGCGGAGGCGAGGGCCGGGCTCAGACGCAGAGGGCGCGGAGGACAGCGGAACGCGGAGGTACTCACTGTGGAACTTCTGGGTGGCCAGCACGGcgctgaagctgctgctgatgCCGGGGTACTACAGCACGGACTTCGAGGTGCACCGCAATTGGCTGGCGGTGACACATCGGCTCCCCCTGCGGGAGTGGTACGTGGACGCGACGAGCCAGTGGACGCTGGACTACCCGCCGCTGTTCGCATGGTTCGAGTGGGCGCTGTCACAGGTGGTACCGGGCGCGGTGCGGCGGGACGGGTGCCTCGAGCTGGTAGCGGAGGGGCGCTACGGGTGGCCGACGGTGGTGTTCCAGCGGCTGACGGTGATTGCGTCGGAGGTGCTGCTGTACGTGGTGCTGCAGGTGTACGTGAACCGCAGCGCGGCGCAGGAACGCACGGTGAACTTCGTGGTGGCGACGAGCGTGGCGCTGTCGCCTGCGTTTCTGCTGGTGGACCACATCCACTTCCAGTACAATGGGTTTCTGTTCGCAGTGCTGGTGGCGTCGATCGTGGCGGCGCGGGAGCGGCGCTACGTGCTGTGCGGCGCGTTGTTCACGGTCGCGCTGTGCCTGAAGCACATCTTCCTGTATCTGGCGCCTGCGTACTTTGTGTTTCTGCTGCGGGCGTACGTGCTGGACCTGGGTGAGTTCCGGTTCCGGAGCTACCGGGACCTGGTGTTTGCGGTGCGGTGGGGCAACCTGTGCCGGCTGGGCGGCGTGGTGCTTGCGATCATGGCCGTGACGTTTGCACCGTTTGCGGGCGTGATGCCGCAGCTGATGGCGCGGCTGTTCCCGTTCTCGCGCGGTCTGACGCACGCGTACTGGGCGCCGAACTTCTGGGCGATCTACTCGTTTGTAGACAAGGTGCTGACCTTCCTGATGCTGCGCGTGCCGTACGTGTACAAGCTGGCGACAAGCCTCGTGCAGCCACCGCTGATCCCCGCGAGCATCGACGAGATCCGGGCGCGCATGGCTGCGGGCAACCACGGCACGCGGGGGCTGGTACAAGACGTGTCGTTTGTGATCCTCCCGCAGATCCAGCCGAAGCTGACTTTCTTGCTCACGCTGTTCTACCAGGTTTTGGCAGTCCTGCCGGTCCTGTTTGACCCATCATTCAAGCGCTTCATCGGGTCGCTGTCGCTTTGCGGCTTCTCAGCGTTCCTTTTCGGGTGGCATGTGCACGAGAAGGCCATCATGCTAGTCATTGTGCCGTTCTCGTTCCTCGTCTCGTTTGACCAGCGGCTATTGACGCCGTTCCGCCTGCTCACGGCGTCGGGCTATGTGTCCTTGTTCCCGCTGCTATATAGCTCTAGCAGCTTCGTGATCAAGGTCCTGTACACACTGATCTGGTGCATCGTCTACCACAGCGCGCTCAAGCGGACGGTGCCCGCCTCCGCAAGCGTCCAGCGCCGCGTCTTCTTTTTCGATAGACTGGCTGCTGTGTATGTCATGCTCCTGTTGCCCATGGTTCTTGGCGTCAAGTATCTGGAGCTTCTGGAGGGCAAGTTCGAGGCGCTAGAGAAGTACCAGTTTCTGGGGCTAATGTGCTATAGTATATATTGTGCCATTGGGGTGTGCACCTCGTGGATGGGACTTTCCTGGCTCTACAATTTTGATGAGCCGCTCTGGGTTTAG